The following proteins come from a genomic window of Candidatus Thermoplasmatota archaeon:
- a CDS encoding EMC3/TMCO1 family protein — protein sequence MESQTKNAIIRFIAIFSFLLALFMIFDASLREASCKGVDYLFQTISFQSKPLLTIFIVAVLLIFITTVIRHFLVDWLKLAKQQKIMAAFQKELRDAQLSKNFYKLKKLTELQAEIMKEQSGVMLANFKPMGIIMVIVIPVFAWLYKFVDSLPTKEINIIGNFQISLIDKGPLFHFFPWWLIIYFFMSIPFGSIFQKGLRVISYRNKLK from the coding sequence ATGGAATCTCAAACGAAGAATGCAATTATAAGGTTTATAGCTATATTCTCGTTTCTATTAGCGCTTTTTATGATTTTCGACGCTAGTCTGAGAGAAGCCTCATGTAAAGGTGTGGATTATTTATTTCAGACTATATCATTTCAATCAAAACCTCTGCTAACTATATTTATTGTAGCTGTTCTCTTGATCTTCATTACGACTGTCATAAGGCATTTTCTCGTAGATTGGCTGAAACTTGCAAAGCAGCAGAAAATAATGGCCGCGTTTCAGAAAGAGCTCAGAGATGCTCAGCTCAGCAAGAATTTTTATAAATTGAAAAAACTGACTGAGTTACAAGCAGAAATTATGAAAGAGCAAAGCGGAGTAATGCTCGCTAACTTCAAGCCTATGGGAATTATTATGGTAATAGTCATTCCTGTGTTCGCATGGCTATATAAATTTGTTGATTCTCTACCAACGAAAGAAATAAATATTATTGGTAATTTTCAGATCTCCCTTATTGATAAAGGGCCTCTATTCCACTTTTTCCCGTGGTGGCTTATTATCTATTTCTTTATGTCGATACCTTTTGGTAGTATATTTCAGAAAGGCTTGAGAGTTATTAGCTATAGAAATAAATTAAAATGA
- a CDS encoding 50S ribosomal protein L15e: MVRSCYSYIREAWKKPSKTYVDKLLWERLIAWRKGKTVERVSKPLRLDRARALGYKAKPGYVVVRARVRRGGLRKSRFTGGRKPSKMGVEQITPAKSLQRIAEERAQKRYPNLEVLNSYWVGEDGLYKFYEVIFVDPHHPAIVKDPKINWICSSKHKGRVYRGLSSAGKKGRCYM, translated from the coding sequence ATGGTAAGGAGCTGTTATAGCTATATAAGAGAAGCTTGGAAGAAGCCGAGTAAAACTTACGTTGATAAACTACTCTGGGAAAGACTTATAGCTTGGCGTAAGGGAAAGACTGTAGAAAGAGTATCAAAGCCTCTGAGGCTTGACCGCGCAAGAGCTCTAGGCTACAAAGCAAAGCCTGGCTACGTAGTTGTCAGAGCGAGAGTAAGAAGAGGGGGTCTGCGAAAGTCTAGATTTACAGGTGGTAGAAAACCTTCCAAAATGGGCGTCGAGCAAATAACACCGGCAAAGAGCTTGCAAAGGATAGCTGAGGAAAGAGCGCAAAAGCGCTATCCTAACTTAGAAGTTCTAAATTCTTATTGGGTTGGCGAAGATGGCTTGTATAAGTTTTACGAGGTTATTTTCGTAGACCCACATCACCCAGCAATAGTAAAAGATCCTAAAATAAACTGGATATGCTCATCCAAACATAAAGGCAGAGTTTACAGAGGTTTGAGTTCCGCAGGTAAAAAAGGTCGTTGCTATATGTGA